One region of Zerene cesonia ecotype Mississippi chromosome 15, Zerene_cesonia_1.1, whole genome shotgun sequence genomic DNA includes:
- the LOC119832367 gene encoding macrophage mannose receptor 1-like, whose product MKSYLVLTILFGVIDLLYGNRFRCDYKYFQNAQSYLKLHRIPANWKEARLRCHLEGAKIASPLDQNLKAAMVSMMDVTPKLKCNGVFTGIHATFSRGDFFSAEGIPLSRIPHTWADGEPDNYEDNESCILMTSAGEFADVNCSDTYAYMCYKKMSQSMILSGCGTTDPEYNIDMRTGSCYKFHTVPRTWSRAYMTCAAEGGYLAIINSEIEAQVIKELFAKYPGGKMRGNFWKDIAFLGFHDWGEHGEWLTINGDTLTQAGYDKFSGGEPNNATTGEYCGATYRSGLFNDLWCENRYAFICEKDPGSLACDDNNYR is encoded by the exons ATGAAGTCATACTTAGTGCTTACGATATTGTTCGGTGTTATCGACTTGCTGT ACGGAAACCGCTTTAGATGTGATTACAAGTATTTTCAAAATGCACAAAGTTACTTGAAGTTGCACAGAATACCGGCCAATTGGAAAGAAGCCAGACTAAGATGTCACCTTGAAG GTGCTAAAATAGCCTCTCCTCTGGATCAGAATCTGAAAGCGGCGATGGTATCCATGATGGACGTTACCCCGAAGCTGAAGTGTAACGGAGTGTTCACTGGGATACACGCCACGTTCTCTAGAGGAGATTTCTTCTCAGCCGAAG GAATTCCTCTCTCCAGGATCCCTCATACTTGGGCAGACGGCGAGCCCGATAACTACGAGGATAACGAGAGCTGCATACTGATGACCAGCGCTGGTGAATTTGCTGACGTCAATTGTTCAGACACGTACGCTTACATGTGTTATAAGAAAATGTCCCAGAGTATGATATTGAGCGGCTGTGGGACAACTGATCCAG AATACAATATCGATATGAGGACTGGCAGTTGCTACAAGTTCCACACAGTCCCTCGCACCTGGTCTAGAGCATATATGACGTGTGCAGCTGAGGGTGGATATCTTGCCATAATTAACAGCGAAATAGAAGCACAG GTCATCAAAGAACTGTTCGCCAAATATCCAGGCGGCAAGATGCGTGGAAACTTCTGGAAGGATATTGCATTCCTAGGATTCCATGATTGGGGTGAACACGGGGAATGGCTGACTATAAACG GCGACACCCTAACCCAGGCTGGCTACGATAAATTCTCTGGCGGTGAACCGAACAACGCAACGACTGGAGAATACTGTGGCGCCACCTACCGAAGCGGCCTCTTTAACGATCTGTGGTGCGAAAACAGATACGCGTTCATCTGCGAGAAAGATCCTGGCAGTTTGGCTTGCGATGacaataattatagataa